In Pirellulales bacterium, the following are encoded in one genomic region:
- a CDS encoding class I SAM-dependent methyltransferase translates to MKQTSAIGGYRYADANSNHSHGYLLPALTSELSARFGAAPGRVFDLGCGNGSVAAYLTSLGYDVTGVDPSAEGIRQAAASYPELRLEEGSAYDDLAARYGTFPAAISLEVVEHVYAPRDYAATLFSLVEPGGIAIVSTPYHGYLKNLALAATGAMDRHFTALWDHGHIKFWSIATLTQLLQEAGFARVRFLRVGRFAPLAKSMIAVAERAGS, encoded by the coding sequence ATGAAACAAACCAGCGCCATCGGCGGCTATCGCTATGCGGACGCCAATAGCAACCATTCCCACGGATACCTGCTGCCGGCGCTGACAAGCGAACTGTCGGCCCGCTTCGGCGCCGCGCCGGGGCGGGTCTTCGACCTGGGCTGCGGCAACGGCTCGGTGGCCGCCTACTTGACCTCGCTGGGATACGACGTGACCGGGGTCGATCCGTCGGCCGAGGGAATCCGGCAAGCCGCGGCCAGCTACCCCGAACTGCGACTTGAGGAAGGCTCGGCCTACGACGACCTGGCCGCGCGGTACGGAACGTTTCCGGCGGCGATCAGCCTGGAGGTCGTCGAGCACGTCTACGCTCCGCGCGACTACGCGGCGACGCTGTTCTCCCTCGTCGAGCCGGGGGGAATCGCGATCGTCTCGACGCCGTATCACGGTTACTTGAAGAACTTGGCCCTCGCGGCGACCGGCGCCATGGACCGTCACTTCACCGCGTTGTGGGATCACGGGCACATCAAGTTCTGGTCGATCGCGACGCTGACGCAATTGCTGCAGGAAGCCGGGTTCGCCCGCGTACGATTCCTCCGCGTCGGCCGCTTCGCCCCGTTGGCCAAGTCGATGATTGCCGTAGCGGAGAGAGCAGGGTCATAA
- a CDS encoding putative colanic acid biosynthesis acetyltransferase, producing the protein MACWPLFRFSPRPCFGWRRWLLRRLGARVGRNVHIYPSARVYYPWQLAIDDDAAIGEDALVYNLGFVTIGARATVSHRAHLCAGTHDYEDPLLPLRKPPIVVGSDAWICADAFVGPNVSVGAGAVVGARAVALKDVPAWTVVGGNPARPIKPRLMRPAQPEDAPSP; encoded by the coding sequence ATGGCCTGCTGGCCGCTGTTTCGGTTCAGCCCGCGGCCTTGTTTCGGCTGGCGGCGGTGGTTGTTGCGGAGACTGGGCGCCCGGGTCGGTCGCAACGTGCACATTTATCCGTCGGCGCGAGTTTACTACCCGTGGCAGTTGGCGATTGACGACGACGCGGCGATCGGCGAGGACGCGCTCGTTTACAACCTGGGCTTCGTGACCATCGGGGCCCGAGCCACCGTGTCGCACCGCGCCCACCTGTGCGCCGGGACGCACGATTACGAAGACCCGCTGCTGCCGCTGCGGAAGCCCCCGATCGTCGTGGGGTCCGACGCCTGGATCTGCGCCGACGCCTTCGTCGGGCCCAACGTCTCGGTCGGCGCCGGCGCGGTCGTCGGCGCCCGCGCCGTGGCGCTGAAGGACGTCCCCGCCTGGACCGTGGTCGGCGGCAACCCGGCCCGACCGATCAAACCCCGCCTGATGCGCCCCGCTCAACCCGAGGACGCCCCGTCGCCATGA